From Zingiber officinale cultivar Zhangliang chromosome 5B, Zo_v1.1, whole genome shotgun sequence, the proteins below share one genomic window:
- the LOC121986342 gene encoding serine/arginine-rich splicing factor RSZ21A-like isoform X2: MSRVYVGNLDSRTTEKDLEDEFRTFGVLRSVWVARRPPGYGFVEFDDRRDALDAIHDLDGKHGWRVELSHNSKGEGGGRDRRGRGGGGGDMNCYECGEPGHFARECRLRIGSGGLGSGRRRSPSPPRHRSSPSYGRGNRSPRGRRSPRRRSYSPKSRSPANRRRDSPNANRSRSPVTRNSSRRSYSPKSRSPAYRRRDSPNTNRSSSPGARKSPRRSYSPRSRSPAHRREASPFVNKSPGPEKNYSPSLPNHPEQSPYANGDGKQSRSRSRSRSRSNS; the protein is encoded by the exons ATGTCTCGGGTTTATGTTGGAAATTTGGACTCACGAACCACAGAAAAAGATCTGGAAGATGAATTCCGAACATTTGGTGTTCTTCGAAG TGTTTGGGTTGCTCGAAGGCCACCTGGTTATGGCTTTGTTGAATTTGATGATCGAAGAGATGCATTAGATGCCATTCATGATTTAGATG GGAAACATGGGTGGCGTGTGGAGCTTTCTCATAATTCTAAAGGCGAAGGTGGTGGGCGTGATAGGCGTGGACGAGGTGGTGGTGGTGGGGACATGAATTGTTATGAGTGTGGTGAACCTGGTCATTTTGCGCGTGAGTGTAGATTACGCATTGGGTCAGGTGGTTTAGGAAGCGGAAGGCGTAGAAGCCCTAGTCCTCCCCGCCATCGCAGTAGCCCTAGCTATGGCCGTGG AAATCGAAGCCCACGAGGGAGAAGATCTCCTCGTCGTCGCAGCTATTCTCCTAAAAGTAGGTCACCAGCTAATCGTCGTAGAGATTCTCCTAATGCTAATAG AAGTCGCAGCCCAGTAACGAGAAATTCTTCTCGTCGCAGCTATTCTCCTAAAAGTAGGTCACCAGCATATCGTCGTAGAGATTCTCCTAATACCAATAG AAGTAGCAGCCCAGGAGCGAGAAAATCTCCTCGTCGCAGCTATTCGCCTAGGAGTAGATCTCCTGCTCATCGGCGTGAAGCTTCTCCTTTTGTCAATAA AAGTCCTGGCCCTGAGAAGAACTACAGTCCTTCACTGCCAAATCACCCTGAACAATCTCCTTATGCCAATGG GGATGGCAAACAGAGCAGGAGCAGGAGCAGGAGCAGGAGCAGGAGCAATAGCTGA
- the LOC121986341 gene encoding uncharacterized transporter jhp_1155-like gives MALAVDSDGSGRGFGGGEIHVVEMAAESSSAVDEVSPLLAADGSGDERPRMTIFSVSYPRKKPAKESAYSSTDTEINFLVQIVSWIWSGSRHSGILCVCSSSIIYSIIEVLLDIFPDRSSPVYQTLFTRCSILFIVSLLWLRRTGHPLCIPTHAKTILLLRSLTGSVSLLSFIYSVQNLPVSYAVMLNFATPIMASLGAIIILREKLPLPYIGGLVCSFLGLFLIFQPVLLMGGDSVTNGEKHALFAILIGIFSTILGGVSYCLVRAGAKATDQPMYTVLSFAILALPLSAILILVNQEFVVPDLFTFLLAITLGVLAFLAEVLLARGLHLDKIAKTTNVLYLKVLLSQMWSLIFKGASPTLNKLIGCLLILASICGTSYIALEKEND, from the exons ATGGCGTTGGCCGTTGACAGCGACGGGAGCGGGAGGGGATTCGGCGGAGGAGAGATACACGTGGTGGAGATGGCGGCGGAGTCATCTTCGGCCGTCGATGAGGTCTCCCCCCTCCTGGCGGCGGACGGCTCTGGAGATGAGCGACCAAGGATGACCATATTCTCCGTCTCCTATCCCAGGAAGAAACCCGCCAAG GAATCGGCATATAGCTCGACGGATACAGAAATTAATTTTCTTGTTCAGATTGTCTCATGGATTTGGAGTGGCTCTAGGCATTCTGGGATTCTCTGCGTGTGTTCTTCTTCGATTATCTATAGCATTATCGAAGTGTTGCTAGACATTTTTCCAG ATAGATCATCTCCAGTATATCAGACTCTATTTACTAGATGTTCAATCCTTTTCATTGTTTCACTTCTATGGTTGAGAAGGACTGGTCATCCTCTTTGCATTCCAACACATGCAAAGACTATACTACTGCTGAGATCACTCACTGGGTCTGTTTCATTGTTGAGCTTCATCTATAG TGTCCAAAATCTACCTGTGTCCTATGCAGTTATGTTGAATTTTGCAACCCCGATCATGGCATCACTTGGAGCAATAATCATCTTACGGGAGAAATTGCCTCTTCCTTACATTGGAG GTTTAGTTTGCAGTTTTCTTGGTCTATTCTTGATTTTTCAACCTGTGCTTCTTATGGGAG GTGACAGTGTCACCAATGGAGAAAAGCATGCCTTGTTTGCTATTTTAATTGGTATATTTTCAACAATTCTGGGTGGAGTTAGCTACTGTCTTGTACGTGCTGGTGCAAAGGCAACGGATCAACCCAT GTACACAGTTCTTTCATTTGCAATACTTGCTCTTCCTCTCTCAGCCATACTCATTTTGGTAAATCAG GAATTTGTTGTACCCGACCTATTCACTTTTCTCCTGGCAATCACGCTTGGTGTCTTGGCATTTCTTGCAGAG GTGCTTCTAGCTCGTGGACTTCACCTAGACAAAATAGCTAAAACTACAAACGTTCTTTACTTAAAG GTGCTTTTATCGCAAATGTGGAGCCTGATTTTCAAGGGGGCCTCTCCAACTTTAAACAAACTCATTGGATGTTTGCTCATTTTGGCTTCCATCTGCGGCACTTCCTATATTGCTCTGGAAAAGGAAAATGATTGA
- the LOC121986342 gene encoding serine/arginine-rich splicing factor RSZ21-like isoform X1 encodes MSRVYVGNLDSRTTEKDLEDEFRTFGVLRSVWVARRPPGYGFVEFDDRRDALDAIHDLDGKHGWRVELSHNSKGEGGGRDRRGRGGGGGDMNCYECGEPGHFARECRLRIGSGGLGSGRRRSPSPPRHRSSPSYGRGNRSPRGRRSPRRRSYSPKSRSPANRRRDSPNANRSRSPVTRNSSRRSYSPKSRSPAYRRRDSPNTNRSSSPGARKSPRRSYSPRSRSPAHRREASPFVNKSPGPEKNYSPSLPNHPEQSPYANGRDGKQSRSRSRSRSRSNS; translated from the exons ATGTCTCGGGTTTATGTTGGAAATTTGGACTCACGAACCACAGAAAAAGATCTGGAAGATGAATTCCGAACATTTGGTGTTCTTCGAAG TGTTTGGGTTGCTCGAAGGCCACCTGGTTATGGCTTTGTTGAATTTGATGATCGAAGAGATGCATTAGATGCCATTCATGATTTAGATG GGAAACATGGGTGGCGTGTGGAGCTTTCTCATAATTCTAAAGGCGAAGGTGGTGGGCGTGATAGGCGTGGACGAGGTGGTGGTGGTGGGGACATGAATTGTTATGAGTGTGGTGAACCTGGTCATTTTGCGCGTGAGTGTAGATTACGCATTGGGTCAGGTGGTTTAGGAAGCGGAAGGCGTAGAAGCCCTAGTCCTCCCCGCCATCGCAGTAGCCCTAGCTATGGCCGTGG AAATCGAAGCCCACGAGGGAGAAGATCTCCTCGTCGTCGCAGCTATTCTCCTAAAAGTAGGTCACCAGCTAATCGTCGTAGAGATTCTCCTAATGCTAATAG AAGTCGCAGCCCAGTAACGAGAAATTCTTCTCGTCGCAGCTATTCTCCTAAAAGTAGGTCACCAGCATATCGTCGTAGAGATTCTCCTAATACCAATAG AAGTAGCAGCCCAGGAGCGAGAAAATCTCCTCGTCGCAGCTATTCGCCTAGGAGTAGATCTCCTGCTCATCGGCGTGAAGCTTCTCCTTTTGTCAATAA AAGTCCTGGCCCTGAGAAGAACTACAGTCCTTCACTGCCAAATCACCCTGAACAATCTCCTTATGCCAATGG CAGGGATGGCAAACAGAGCAGGAGCAGGAGCAGGAGCAGGAGCAGGAGCAATAGCTGA